A window of Verrucomicrobiia bacterium contains these coding sequences:
- a CDS encoding vitamin B12-dependent ribonucleotide reductase translates to MMDTSSETLASAPHAAGRRANGVSAGRAPRRNGVAAKNNIKIERVFSDPKIAPFDQVEWERRTAEIADDAGKVIFKQEDVDVPKSWSLLATKVVVSKYFYGEQGTSERETSVRQLIQRICRTIADWGVRDGYFTKETGEVFYDELTWLCLNQYGAFNSPVWFNVGLYHEYNVGNKSSRGNWCYNRKTSQAERASTQYEFPQCSACFIQSVEDNMESIMRLAHSEAMLFKFGSGTGTDLTPIRSSKEKLSGGGRPSGPLSFLKVYDQVANVVKSGGKTRRAAKMNTLRDWHGDIEEFIDAKQKEEKKAWALIEQGYDGSYNGEAYGSVMYQNENLSVRVSDEFMQAALEGREWWTRSITSGKPLHKKDAAALLAKIAEGTWICGDPGLQYDGAIQKWHTCKGTEPIHSTNPCSEYVFLNNTACNLASLNLMKFKREDGTFAVERFKAAVRVFITAQEILVDNASYPTAEIAENSHIFRTLGLGYANLGSLIMSYGLPYDSDEGRALAGALTAIMTGHAYEQSAELAQVMGPFKGYRDARCAHVTKPAAPDNVHSMLEVIQQHRDAVEAIQPSEDFNYLKDEARRTWDGAIERGRAVGYRNAQVTVLAPTGTIAFLMDCDTTGIEPDIALVKYKLLAGGGLLKIVNRTVPEGLHRLGYNPKQVEEIVGHIEKHDTIEDVEENSHPLCSGLRPEHLPVFDCAFKPYRGRRSIQYLAHLKMMAAAQPFISGAISKTVNMPRESTAEDVRDAYVQAWKMGLKCVAIYRDGSKRSQPLNTKRTNEGEKGAEGVPLEGRLKDLETEVTHLREQNGKPLRRRLPDTRTAITHKFDIAGHEGYLTVGLFDNNEPGELFITMAKEGSTIGGLMDGIGTLTSLALQYGVPLEALVRKFAHVRFEPSGFTKNPEIRNAASITDYVFRWMGFQFIPGYREEYSPNRHQPELAIPGLAEELKKKVNRPVPELALAEDSEADLKNGTAGNGATHASLGAYSVKSLSDAVAHFQQDAPTCPNCGHVAVRNGACYKCLNCGESLGCS, encoded by the coding sequence ATGATGGATACAAGTTCGGAGACCTTAGCGTCGGCTCCCCACGCCGCGGGGCGGCGTGCCAATGGCGTGAGCGCGGGACGTGCCCCCAGGCGAAATGGAGTGGCAGCGAAAAACAACATCAAAATCGAGCGCGTCTTCAGCGATCCTAAAATAGCCCCCTTCGATCAGGTTGAATGGGAGCGGCGCACAGCAGAAATCGCGGATGACGCCGGCAAGGTCATTTTCAAACAGGAAGATGTCGATGTCCCCAAATCCTGGTCATTGCTTGCGACCAAGGTTGTTGTTTCAAAGTACTTTTACGGCGAGCAAGGGACTTCCGAACGGGAGACTTCGGTGCGCCAGCTTATCCAGCGGATTTGCCGAACGATAGCGGATTGGGGCGTGCGCGATGGGTACTTCACCAAGGAGACCGGCGAGGTCTTTTATGATGAACTGACCTGGCTCTGCCTCAACCAGTATGGGGCTTTTAATTCGCCGGTCTGGTTCAATGTGGGATTGTATCATGAATACAATGTCGGCAACAAATCCAGCCGCGGCAATTGGTGCTATAACCGCAAGACCAGCCAGGCTGAGCGGGCCAGCACGCAATACGAATTCCCACAGTGCAGCGCGTGCTTTATTCAGTCGGTCGAGGACAACATGGAATCCATCATGCGCCTGGCCCACAGCGAGGCAATGCTCTTTAAATTCGGGTCTGGCACCGGCACGGACCTGACTCCTATCCGTTCGAGCAAGGAAAAGCTCAGCGGTGGCGGACGCCCGAGCGGACCCTTGTCGTTTCTCAAGGTCTATGACCAAGTCGCCAATGTGGTCAAGTCGGGAGGCAAAACCCGGCGCGCGGCCAAGATGAACACCCTGCGCGATTGGCATGGTGATATCGAAGAGTTCATCGATGCCAAGCAAAAGGAAGAAAAAAAGGCCTGGGCGCTTATCGAGCAGGGCTACGACGGCTCTTACAATGGCGAGGCCTATGGGAGCGTGATGTACCAGAACGAAAACCTTTCCGTGCGCGTGAGCGATGAGTTCATGCAGGCTGCCCTGGAAGGCAGAGAATGGTGGACCCGCTCGATCACCAGCGGCAAACCCCTCCATAAGAAAGACGCGGCGGCATTGCTGGCCAAGATAGCCGAAGGCACTTGGATCTGTGGCGACCCGGGCCTGCAATATGACGGGGCGATTCAAAAATGGCACACGTGCAAAGGCACCGAACCCATCCATTCCACCAATCCGTGCTCCGAATATGTGTTTCTGAACAACACGGCGTGCAACCTGGCCTCGCTGAACCTGATGAAGTTCAAACGCGAGGATGGCACATTCGCGGTGGAGCGGTTCAAAGCCGCTGTGCGTGTTTTCATCACCGCCCAGGAGATTCTTGTCGATAATGCCAGCTATCCAACCGCCGAAATCGCAGAAAATTCGCACATCTTCCGCACCCTGGGGCTGGGCTATGCCAATCTTGGTTCGTTGATCATGAGTTACGGCCTGCCGTACGACTCAGATGAAGGGCGGGCCTTGGCCGGCGCGCTGACGGCTATCATGACCGGCCATGCTTATGAACAATCGGCTGAACTGGCTCAAGTCATGGGGCCCTTCAAAGGCTACCGCGACGCCCGTTGCGCGCACGTGACCAAGCCGGCCGCGCCCGACAACGTCCATTCAATGCTGGAGGTGATCCAACAGCACCGCGACGCCGTTGAAGCCATCCAGCCCAGTGAGGACTTCAATTACCTCAAAGATGAAGCGCGCCGGACCTGGGACGGGGCTATCGAGCGCGGGCGCGCCGTGGGCTACCGCAACGCGCAAGTTACGGTGCTGGCCCCGACCGGCACCATCGCCTTCCTGATGGATTGTGATACGACCGGCATCGAGCCGGATATTGCATTGGTGAAATACAAGCTGCTCGCCGGGGGCGGCTTGCTGAAGATTGTGAACCGCACTGTTCCCGAAGGGTTGCATCGGCTTGGCTACAACCCGAAACAGGTCGAAGAGATCGTTGGGCATATCGAGAAACACGACACGATTGAAGACGTTGAGGAGAACAGCCACCCACTCTGCAGCGGGTTAAGGCCCGAGCATCTGCCGGTGTTTGATTGCGCTTTCAAGCCTTATCGGGGCCGCAGGAGCATTCAGTACCTGGCGCATTTGAAGATGATGGCTGCGGCCCAGCCGTTCATCAGCGGAGCAATCTCCAAGACGGTGAACATGCCCAGGGAAAGCACGGCCGAAGATGTCCGCGATGCCTATGTGCAGGCCTGGAAGATGGGACTCAAATGTGTCGCCATCTACCGCGACGGCTCGAAGCGCTCACAGCCGCTCAATACGAAACGAACCAATGAAGGGGAGAAAGGCGCTGAGGGTGTTCCCCTGGAAGGCCGGCTCAAAGATCTCGAGACGGAAGTCACGCATTTGCGTGAGCAAAACGGCAAACCGTTGCGGCGGCGCCTGCCGGACACCCGAACCGCCATCACACACAAATTCGATATCGCCGGCCACGAGGGTTACCTCACCGTGGGTTTGTTCGATAACAACGAGCCGGGCGAGCTGTTCATCACGATGGCCAAGGAAGGCTCGACCATCGGCGGGTTGATGGATGGCATTGGCACACTCACAAGCCTGGCCCTGCAATATGGCGTCCCGCTGGAGGCCCTGGTGCGCAAGTTCGCCCACGTCCGTTTCGAGCCATCCGGCTTCACCAAGAACCCGGAAATCCGCAACGCAGCCTCCATAACCGATTATGTCTTCCGCTGGATGGGCTTCCAGTTCATTCCGGGTTACCGCGAGGAATATTCGCCTAACCGGCACCAGCCCGAGTTGGCCATCCCGGGCCTGGCGGAGGAACTCAAAAAAAAAGTGAATCGTCCAGTGCCCGAACTGGCGCTGGCGGAAGATAGCGAAGCAGACCTTAAGAACGGGACTGCGGGCAATGGCGCAACACATGCCTCTTTGGGCGCTTATTCGGTAAAATCCCTGAGCGATGCCGTTGCCCATTTCCAGCAGGATGCCCCAACCTGCCCCAATTGCGGCCACGTCGCCGTGCGCAATGGCGCCTGCTATAAGTGTCTCAACTGCGGCGAAAGCCTCGGTTGTTCCTGA
- the der gene encoding ribosome biogenesis GTPase Der encodes MMPGLIAIVGRPNVGKSALFNRIAGRRIAIVHDQPGVTRDRISAEAEWDGRAFTLIDTGGIGLLRGEKASDAISRAALEQVELAIESATLIILVTNVQEGVVPLDREAVARLRRSGKPVLVAVNKVDTLQREAGLPEFAQLGFEQLFPVSAIHGEGIEALMKAALAFLPAAPQVSLLAQPPSMQNEQPGEGTPLIEHAGSGAPLPLKLAIVGRPNVGKSSIINALTRSERVIVSPTPGTTRDAVDVPFVVETNGACESYLLIDTAGMRKTRRVNDSVEFFSVKRAEESIARCDIAILVLDAEAGITEQDKKVADRIVEERKGCIVVVNKWDLMESGVRQAREEEMERRRRKDRDSQKLMTTLAEFGGWVQQHLFFLDYAPVIFTSAKSGFNLDRLLEAVRYIAAQLQQKIPTAILNRTLQDAVERRQPVSAHGHRLKFFYATQVKEAPPTFLLFINREELFSAQYKKYLADQLRRAFGYEGCPILLVPKARPKTIEPVRKRHNKSGARVKGRKMEAER; translated from the coding sequence ATGATGCCGGGTCTTATTGCCATTGTCGGGCGGCCCAACGTGGGAAAGTCCGCCTTGTTCAACCGTATCGCCGGACGGCGTATCGCTATTGTGCACGATCAACCAGGCGTGACGCGCGACCGGATAAGTGCCGAAGCGGAGTGGGATGGGCGGGCCTTTACGCTTATTGACACCGGGGGCATTGGCCTGCTGCGCGGCGAGAAGGCCTCAGACGCCATCAGCCGGGCCGCCCTCGAACAGGTGGAGTTGGCGATTGAATCGGCCACTCTCATCATTCTGGTGACCAATGTCCAGGAGGGCGTTGTGCCCTTGGACCGCGAAGCCGTCGCGCGATTGCGCCGCAGCGGCAAACCGGTCCTGGTGGCTGTGAACAAAGTCGATACGCTCCAACGCGAGGCAGGCCTCCCCGAATTCGCCCAACTCGGCTTTGAACAACTGTTCCCCGTCAGTGCCATTCATGGGGAAGGCATTGAAGCGCTCATGAAGGCGGCCCTCGCTTTTTTGCCGGCAGCCCCGCAGGTGTCTTTGCTCGCGCAGCCACCGTCGATGCAAAACGAACAGCCCGGCGAGGGGACGCCACTCATCGAACATGCCGGCAGCGGCGCACCGTTGCCGCTAAAACTCGCGATTGTCGGCAGGCCAAATGTTGGAAAATCTTCGATCATTAACGCCCTGACACGCTCCGAGCGCGTCATCGTAAGCCCGACCCCGGGCACCACGCGCGACGCGGTGGATGTGCCATTCGTCGTCGAGACCAATGGCGCGTGCGAGTCTTACCTGCTGATCGATACCGCAGGGATGCGCAAAACACGGCGCGTCAACGATTCGGTGGAGTTTTTTAGCGTCAAACGCGCGGAGGAATCCATCGCTCGCTGTGATATTGCCATCCTGGTGCTGGACGCCGAGGCCGGAATTACCGAGCAGGATAAGAAAGTAGCGGATCGAATTGTCGAGGAACGCAAGGGCTGTATCGTCGTGGTGAACAAATGGGACCTCATGGAGTCCGGCGTCCGCCAGGCGCGCGAGGAGGAAATGGAACGCCGGCGCCGGAAGGACCGCGACAGCCAAAAATTGATGACCACGTTGGCTGAGTTCGGCGGATGGGTCCAGCAACACCTGTTCTTCCTCGACTACGCCCCGGTGATTTTCACCTCTGCAAAATCAGGGTTCAATCTCGACCGCTTGCTCGAGGCAGTGCGGTACATCGCCGCCCAACTCCAGCAGAAGATCCCCACTGCGATTCTCAATAGAACGCTCCAGGACGCAGTGGAACGCCGCCAACCCGTCAGCGCACATGGACACCGCCTTAAATTCTTTTACGCTACCCAGGTGAAAGAAGCGCCACCGACCTTTCTTCTTTTTATCAATCGCGAGGAGTTGTTTTCCGCTCAATACAAAAAGTACTTGGCGGACCAACTCCGCAGGGCTTTTGGGTACGAAGGTTGCCCCATTCTGTTGGTCCCCAAAGCCCGTCCGAAGACCATCGAGCCTGTGCGGAAACGACACAACAAATCAGGCGCAAGGGTGAAAGGCAGAAAGATGGAGGCAGAGAGATAA
- a CDS encoding glucuronate isomerase, producing the protein MKTLLAEANRVPLAQQIEEVVMSTPVVDIHTHLYDPAFKELLLWGLDDLLVYHYLVAEVFRYITIPFTQFWEMSKTAQADLIWQELFLKHSPISEACRGVLTTLHLLGLDVKKRDLPALRHWFAQQRVGAHLTRCMELAGVSRIYMTNSPFDELERPIWEKGFRRDARFIAGLRIDPLLLNWTETARRLAAWGYKVTSSASSQKTFDQVRRFLANWTKRMEARYVMVSLQADFQLPAKAMTTQLIEKAVLPHCREFGLPFALMPGVRRAANPQLRLAGDGVGLSNMEVLQTLCAQYPDNKFMATILARENQHEACVLARKFRNLHLFGCWWFNNIPYLVNELTRMRIELLGLSFTPQHSDARVLDQIVYKWRHSRRIIADALVDKYSELANTGWQVSQKEIERDVAGLFGGAFEEFCTS; encoded by the coding sequence ATGAAAACCCTTCTGGCAGAGGCAAATCGCGTCCCACTCGCTCAGCAGATTGAAGAGGTGGTCATGTCCACCCCTGTGGTCGATATCCACACGCACCTGTACGACCCTGCGTTTAAGGAGTTGCTGCTCTGGGGCCTGGATGATCTGCTCGTTTATCATTACCTGGTGGCGGAGGTCTTCCGCTATATCACCATCCCGTTCACCCAATTCTGGGAGATGTCCAAGACGGCCCAGGCAGACCTGATCTGGCAGGAGCTTTTTCTAAAGCATTCACCGATTTCAGAGGCCTGCCGCGGCGTTCTAACCACCCTGCATTTGCTGGGATTGGATGTGAAGAAGCGCGACTTGCCGGCCTTGCGCCACTGGTTTGCGCAACAGCGGGTCGGGGCTCATTTGACGCGCTGCATGGAGTTGGCGGGCGTCAGCCGGATTTATATGACTAATTCTCCTTTTGATGAGCTGGAACGGCCAATTTGGGAAAAGGGTTTCCGGCGTGATGCGCGTTTTATCGCAGGATTGCGCATCGACCCGTTGCTGCTGAACTGGACCGAAACCGCCCGGCGCCTGGCGGCTTGGGGCTATAAAGTGACCTCCAGCGCGTCCTCTCAAAAGACCTTCGACCAGGTGCGGCGCTTTCTTGCCAACTGGACAAAACGGATGGAAGCGCGCTACGTCATGGTTTCTTTACAGGCGGATTTCCAATTGCCGGCAAAAGCCATGACGACCCAGCTCATCGAGAAAGCCGTGCTGCCCCATTGCCGCGAATTCGGACTGCCCTTTGCCCTGATGCCCGGCGTCAGGCGGGCTGCAAATCCACAATTGAGACTCGCGGGCGATGGGGTCGGATTAAGCAACATGGAGGTGCTGCAAACCTTATGCGCCCAGTACCCCGATAATAAGTTCATGGCAACGATTCTCGCGCGCGAGAATCAGCATGAAGCCTGCGTGCTAGCTCGCAAATTCCGCAACCTCCATCTTTTTGGCTGCTGGTGGTTTAATAATATTCCTTATCTCGTAAACGAGTTGACCCGGATGCGCATCGAGTTGCTGGGCCTGAGCTTCACCCCGCAGCATTCGGATGCGCGCGTTCTGGACCAAATTGTCTATAAATGGCGCCACTCGCGCCGTATCATCGCTGACGCGTTGGTGGATAAGTATTCGGAACTGGCAAATACCGGCTGGCAGGTGAGCCAGAAAGAGATCGAACGCGATGTAGCCGGCTTGTTTGGGGGGGCTTTCGAGGAATTTTGCACAAGTTAG
- a CDS encoding protease pro-enzyme activation domain-containing protein, giving the protein MKTLHGYVPRAIARLAPLGTLPPESRLNLAIGLQLSDSKGLDGFLQQLYDPNDPNYRQYLTPEQFAQKFGPTQAQYEQVVAFAQRFGLAVTARHGNRLLLDVNGSVAEIQRAFHITLRTYRHPTEPRDFFAPDSEPTVEAQLPILDVSGLNNFVLPHPNVHIQSPTGTTGATPKTGSGSGGTYMGNDFRAAYAPGLSLTGAGQQVGLLQFDGYYQADISAYEVAAGLPAIPLQTVLLDGYNGVPTTGPQSGNTEVSLDIEMAVSMAPGLAKIIVFEGGPNGLPNDVLSAMASSNQVKQLSCSWGWGGGPSATTDNIFKQMAAQGQSFFAASGDSDAFTPGQVDDPSQTDAPASCPFITVVGGTTLTTSGSGGAWASEKVWNAGGGAGSSGGISSYYSIPSWQTGIDMSSNSGSTTHRNIPDVALTADNIYVRYGNGTSTTVEGTSCATPLWAAFTALINQQAALGGQAAVGFVNPAVYALAKSASYTSAFHDVTAGNNAWSSSPTNFYAVSGYDLCTGWGTPAGKNLIDALAGPPDSLAVAPSSGFIASGPAGGPFIPVSAVLTLTNRSAASFGWSLSVPTWLSAAPTNGGLAPGTAAQITVELAPAAAALVAGNYNGNVAFTNQTSHAVQTVPFTLQVGQSIVQNGGFESGDFSGWTLIGNIVTGTTVYNAVETSSFSSIVHSGNYGAFLGDTLLATLSQNLATIPGQDYLVSFWVNNQTTGAGQQFLFNWNTNKLSTSNTIYSLLNPPVLPWTNPQFILTAASTNTVLQFAAENPPGGFGLDDVSVTPIPSLAIQTATVLPSGFRLGWRTTTGLVYQVQYTTNLLKASWSNLGPPISATSNSLTVVDSAAVGSPGPRFYRLMSAP; this is encoded by the coding sequence ATGAAAACGTTGCATGGTTATGTCCCTCGAGCGATTGCGCGCCTGGCCCCCCTCGGCACCCTGCCACCCGAAAGCCGATTGAATCTGGCTATTGGCCTTCAATTGTCCGACTCCAAAGGCTTGGACGGCTTTCTGCAGCAGCTCTATGATCCAAATGACCCGAATTATCGCCAATACCTGACTCCCGAACAGTTTGCCCAAAAGTTTGGGCCCACCCAGGCGCAATATGAGCAGGTGGTTGCTTTTGCACAGCGGTTTGGCCTTGCCGTTACAGCCAGACACGGCAACCGGCTGTTGCTGGATGTGAATGGCTCAGTGGCGGAAATCCAGCGCGCCTTTCATATTACTTTGCGCACTTACCGGCACCCGACTGAGCCGCGCGATTTTTTTGCTCCTGATTCTGAGCCGACTGTGGAGGCGCAGTTGCCGATCCTGGACGTGAGCGGCTTGAACAATTTCGTGTTGCCGCATCCCAATGTTCACATTCAATCCCCCACCGGCACTACCGGGGCCACGCCCAAGACCGGTTCGGGTTCAGGCGGCACTTACATGGGCAATGACTTTCGTGCCGCCTATGCTCCCGGCCTGTCCCTGACCGGCGCCGGCCAGCAGGTCGGTTTGCTCCAATTCGATGGCTATTATCAGGCAGATATTTCTGCATATGAAGTGGCCGCAGGATTGCCGGCCATTCCGCTGCAAACGGTGCTGCTGGACGGCTATAACGGGGTGCCGACCACTGGCCCGCAGAGCGGTAATACGGAGGTGTCTCTCGACATCGAAATGGCCGTGTCGATGGCGCCCGGGCTTGCGAAGATTATCGTATTTGAGGGCGGCCCAAATGGACTGCCCAATGATGTGTTGAGCGCGATGGCCTCCAGCAACCAGGTAAAGCAGTTGAGTTGCTCCTGGGGTTGGGGTGGGGGACCGAGCGCGACTACCGATAATATTTTCAAGCAAATGGCTGCCCAAGGCCAATCCTTTTTTGCCGCATCAGGGGACAGCGACGCCTTCACCCCAGGGCAGGTGGATGATCCCTCGCAAACGGATGCCCCAGCCAGTTGCCCTTTCATTACCGTGGTGGGAGGAACAACGCTCACGACGAGTGGCTCGGGGGGGGCGTGGGCATCAGAAAAGGTGTGGAATGCAGGCGGAGGCGCCGGCAGCAGCGGGGGCATCAGTTCCTATTACTCAATTCCAAGTTGGCAGACAGGAATTGATATGAGCTCCAACTCCGGTTCGACGACTCACCGCAACATCCCGGATGTGGCCCTAACGGCCGATAACATCTATGTACGCTATGGCAACGGGACCAGCACAACGGTGGAGGGCACAAGCTGCGCCACGCCGTTGTGGGCCGCATTTACCGCCTTGATCAACCAGCAAGCCGCTCTGGGTGGCCAGGCTGCTGTGGGTTTTGTGAACCCCGCGGTTTACGCGCTTGCCAAGAGCGCTAGCTACACCTCTGCCTTTCACGATGTAACGGCGGGCAACAATGCCTGGTCCAGCAGCCCCACCAATTTTTATGCTGTATCCGGGTACGACCTGTGCACCGGCTGGGGCACACCTGCTGGCAAAAACCTGATCGATGCCCTCGCAGGTCCGCCAGATTCATTGGCAGTGGCGCCTTCGAGCGGTTTTATCGCCAGCGGACCTGCAGGTGGCCCCTTCATCCCCGTTTCGGCCGTTTTAACGCTGACCAATCGCAGTGCAGCCTCATTCGGTTGGTCTCTGAGTGTCCCAACCTGGCTTAGTGCCGCTCCAACTAATGGCGGCTTGGCGCCCGGAACGGCAGCCCAAATCACTGTTGAATTGGCGCCAGCCGCCGCCGCCCTCGTCGCGGGAAACTACAATGGCAATGTAGCCTTCACGAATCAGACCTCGCATGCCGTCCAAACCGTTCCCTTCACTCTCCAGGTCGGCCAATCCATCGTGCAGAATGGCGGCTTCGAAAGCGGTGATTTCAGCGGCTGGACACTAATCGGCAATATCGTCACCGGAACGACCGTTTACAATGCAGTCGAGACCAGTTCCTTCAGTTCCATCGTCCATTCCGGCAATTACGGCGCGTTCCTCGGCGATACCTTATTGGCAACTCTGTCCCAGAACCTGGCCACTATCCCGGGCCAGGATTATCTGGTGTCCTTCTGGGTCAATAATCAAACCACCGGCGCCGGCCAGCAATTCCTGTTCAATTGGAACACCAACAAACTTTCAACCTCCAATACGATCTACAGCCTGCTCAATCCACCCGTTCTCCCATGGACGAATCCCCAGTTTATCCTAACCGCGGCCAGCACCAACACCGTCCTGCAATTCGCCGCTGAGAATCCCCCGGGCGGCTTTGGCCTGGATGATGTCAGCGTCACGCCAATTCCCTCTTTGGCGATCCAAACCGCCACCGTACTGCCATCGGGTTTCCGCCTGGGTTGGCGTACAACCACTGGCTTGGTTTATCAGGTCCAATACACGACCAACCTGCTCAAGGCCTCCTGGAGCAATCTCGGTCCGCCCATCTCCGCCACAAGCAATAGCCTCACCGTGGTAGATAGCGCGGCGGTTGGGTCCCCTGGACCGAGATTCTATCGGCTCATGAGCGCTCCATAA
- a CDS encoding endonuclease III domain-containing protein yields the protein MKKTPLQRDRVRALRTAYRLLRRHFGHQHWWPGETPFEVCVGAILAQNTSWTNVERAIANLKSAGLLTPQKLFQTSEAHLAQLIRPAGYFNVKARRLRSFLRILVEQFGGDLERFFAGETSVIRERLLDTHGIGPETADSMLLYAGGHHRFVIDAYTKRIFQRHGWSTALADYHDLQQLCEGALNQKRRCNRLDYWQDFHAQLVMVGKHFCRTKNPACGSCPLRPLLPPALRDVS from the coding sequence ATGAAGAAAACTCCCCTCCAACGCGATCGAGTCCGCGCCTTGCGCACTGCCTACCGCCTGCTGCGGCGCCATTTTGGGCATCAACATTGGTGGCCCGGCGAAACGCCCTTCGAGGTGTGTGTGGGTGCGATTCTGGCTCAAAACACCAGTTGGACCAACGTGGAACGCGCCATCGCCAATCTCAAGTCAGCCGGCCTGCTGACGCCACAGAAGCTCTTTCAAACCAGCGAAGCGCACCTGGCGCAACTCATCCGACCTGCCGGTTATTTCAACGTGAAGGCGCGCCGGTTGCGCAGTTTCCTGCGGATTCTGGTGGAACAATTTGGCGGCGACCTCGAACGGTTCTTTGCCGGGGAAACTTCCGTGATACGTGAGCGGCTGCTCGATACGCATGGTATCGGACCCGAGACAGCGGACAGCATGTTGCTTTACGCAGGCGGACACCACCGGTTTGTCATAGACGCCTACACCAAACGTATCTTCCAGCGGCACGGGTGGAGCACTGCGCTTGCGGATTACCACGATTTGCAACAGCTCTGCGAAGGCGCCCTCAACCAGAAGCGCCGATGCAATCGGCTGGATTATTGGCAGGACTTCCACGCCCAGTTGGTCATGGTCGGAAAACACTTTTGTCGCACAAAGAACCCTGCATGCGGTTCCTGCCCGTTGCGTCCGCTGCTGCCCCCGGCCCTGAGAGACGTTAGTTAG
- a CDS encoding polyprenol monophosphomannose synthase has product MNKTLVVVPTFNERENLPPLTQRLLALPVAVDILVVDDNSPDDTGKLAAQLASRHPSIHVLHRTEKNGLGRAYIAGFKWALEQGYEFVFELDGDLSHNPDDIPMFLEAAREADLVLGSRYLNGIRIINWPLSRLMLSKCAAKYVQIVTGMPFTDPTGGYKCFRRRALQAIDLAAINSNGYSFQIEMTHRLWRQRMRVVEVPIIFTDRYQGHSKMTGHIIREAFLMVWRLWIQNRLRRRPLGPPDKADMPAPSRAG; this is encoded by the coding sequence ATGAACAAGACCCTCGTCGTCGTACCGACTTTCAACGAACGGGAGAACCTCCCGCCGCTGACCCAGCGGCTGCTGGCGTTGCCGGTCGCGGTGGACATTCTCGTAGTCGATGACAATTCGCCCGACGACACCGGCAAGCTGGCTGCCCAGTTGGCCTCGCGGCATCCCTCCATTCACGTCCTGCACCGGACGGAAAAGAATGGTCTGGGTCGCGCCTACATTGCAGGCTTTAAGTGGGCGCTCGAACAGGGATATGAATTTGTCTTCGAACTGGATGGGGACCTCTCTCATAATCCAGACGACATTCCCATGTTTTTGGAAGCGGCTCGTGAAGCCGATCTCGTACTGGGCTCTCGCTACCTCAACGGCATCCGAATTATCAACTGGCCCCTCAGCCGCCTGATGTTGAGCAAATGCGCGGCCAAATACGTCCAGATTGTGACGGGGATGCCTTTTACCGACCCGACCGGCGGGTATAAATGCTTTCGCCGCCGCGCCCTGCAAGCCATCGATCTGGCGGCGATTAATTCAAATGGCTACAGCTTCCAAATCGAGATGACCCATCGGCTCTGGCGCCAGCGAATGCGCGTGGTCGAAGTGCCCATCATCTTCACAGACCGTTACCAGGGCCATTCCAAAATGACCGGCCACATCATTCGCGAAGCGTTTCTGATGGTGTGGCGGCTCTGGATTCAAAACCGCCTGCGCCGCCGCCCGCTCGGTCCACCAGACAAAGCCGACATGCCTGCGCCTTCAAGGGCTGGTTAA
- a CDS encoding prepilin-type N-terminal cleavage/methylation domain-containing protein yields the protein MGQPRKITVRVPPGFTLIELLVVIAIIAILAALLLPVLSKAREKSYSAYCLGNGRQIMVAVHLYANDCNDWFPPNSIDNPRGFVMGGIKFPEATNILWLIDPQRAKLGAYIHSAGTWKCPADKTLWTDSGGYSYPRMRSYDVNGAVGSQPLSVGAVDAPWMDGNNRNRAVAGPWRTYGRLTDITQPGPPGLWVIMHKDKFDLYSLTFRLNMTTNPTRWLDWPGTDHGLSTMLAFADGHDELHRWLDPRSRRLDASGANSIQSNPDNPDILWLQQRSSAPVQ from the coding sequence ATGGGCCAGCCGCGCAAAATCACAGTTAGAGTGCCACCCGGCTTTACTCTTATAGAGTTGCTGGTGGTGATTGCTATCATTGCCATTCTGGCCGCCTTGCTCCTTCCGGTACTGTCCAAAGCAAGGGAAAAGTCCTATAGCGCCTACTGCCTGGGCAATGGCCGGCAGATCATGGTGGCGGTCCACTTGTATGCCAACGACTGCAACGACTGGTTCCCTCCCAATAGTATCGACAATCCACGCGGCTTTGTCATGGGCGGCATCAAGTTCCCGGAAGCAACCAATATCCTGTGGCTCATCGATCCGCAACGCGCCAAATTGGGTGCCTATATCCACTCAGCCGGCACATGGAAATGCCCGGCGGACAAGACACTTTGGACCGACTCGGGCGGCTATAGTTATCCTCGGATGCGCAGCTACGACGTGAATGGCGCCGTAGGCAGCCAGCCCTTATCGGTGGGAGCCGTCGATGCCCCCTGGATGGATGGCAATAATCGCAACCGCGCTGTCGCCGGCCCCTGGCGCACCTATGGCCGGTTGACCGACATTACCCAGCCGGGGCCGCCCGGTCTTTGGGTCATCATGCACAAAGACAAATTTGACCTTTATAGCCTGACGTTCCGGCTCAACATGACGACCAACCCCACCCGCTGGTTGGATTGGCCCGGCACCGATCACGGTCTGAGCACCATGCTGGCCTTTGCCGACGGTCACGATGAACTGCATCGATGGCTCGACCCACGCAGTCGCCGTCTCGATGCTTCCGGGGCCAACAGCATACAGAGCAATCCTGACAATCCTGATATTCTTTGGCTGCAGCAGCGCAGCTCAGCCCCGGTTCAGTAG